One stretch of Serinicoccus hydrothermalis DNA includes these proteins:
- a CDS encoding MarR family winged helix-turn-helix transcriptional regulator: MTTTWLTDAERAAWVRMAAVLELLPGVLDTQLRRDSGLTHFEYFTLAMLSEADGRTLRMTALAAQTNATLPRLSHVVRRLEGRGLVSRMPCPEDARATNARLTDDGWEAVRAAAPGHVAAVRDAVVDALTPTQIEQLTAITTAILRRIDPDGTMLDRS, from the coding sequence ATGACGACGACGTGGTTGACCGATGCCGAGCGGGCGGCCTGGGTCCGGATGGCAGCCGTGCTGGAGCTGCTGCCCGGTGTGCTCGACACGCAGCTGCGGCGGGACAGCGGGCTCACCCACTTCGAGTACTTCACGCTGGCCATGCTCTCCGAGGCAGACGGCCGGACGCTGCGGATGACCGCCCTCGCGGCCCAGACCAACGCCACCCTCCCGCGGCTCTCGCACGTGGTTCGGCGTCTCGAGGGTCGAGGTCTGGTGTCGCGTATGCCGTGTCCCGAGGATGCCCGCGCCACGAACGCCCGGCTGACCGACGACGGGTGGGAGGCGGTCCGGGCAGCTGCGCCGGGTCACGTCGCCGCCGTCCGCGACGCCGTCGTCGACGCGCTGACCCCCACGCAGATCGAGCAGCTGACGGCTATCACCACGGCGATCCTGCGGCGTATCGATCCCGATGGGACCATGCTGGACCGGTCATGA